From Barnesiella propionica, one genomic window encodes:
- the bcp gene encoding thioredoxin-dependent thiol peroxidase, with the protein MALNIGDKVPEILGKDQNGKEVRTSDFKGRKIALYFYPKDNTPGCTAEACSLKDGYEELRKAGYEVIGVSKDNEKSHRNFIEKQSLPFTLIADTDTSLNQAFGVWALKKMAGREYMGTVRTTFIIDEKGVIENIITKVDTKDHARQILNYK; encoded by the coding sequence ATGGCATTGAATATAGGAGATAAAGTTCCTGAAATATTGGGAAAGGACCAAAATGGAAAAGAGGTTAGGACGAGTGATTTTAAAGGGCGGAAAATAGCACTTTACTTTTATCCCAAAGATAATACACCAGGATGTACAGCCGAAGCTTGTAGCCTGAAAGACGGTTATGAAGAACTGCGTAAGGCCGGTTATGAAGTGATAGGCGTAAGCAAGGATAATGAAAAGTCGCACCGTAATTTTATTGAGAAGCAATCTCTGCCTTTTACCCTAATTGCCGATACCGATACAAGTCTTAATCAGGCTTTCGGAGTCTGGGCGTTGAAAAAAATGGCCGGCCGTGAATATATGGGTACAGTACGTACGACTTTTATTATCGATGAAAAAGGCGTGATAGAAAATATCATTACAAAGGTAGATACGAAAGATCATGCCCGTCAGATACTGAATTATAAATAA
- a CDS encoding saccharopine dehydrogenase family protein — MGKVLIIGAGGVGSVVVNKVAQNPDVFTEVVLASRTKSKCDALVEKIGAKNIKTDQVDADKVEELVALFKKHTPDIVINVALPYQDLTIMDACLECGVNYLDTANYEPIDEAKYEYSWQWAYKKRFEDAGLTAILGCGFDPGVTGVYTAYAAKHHFDEIQYLDIVDCNAGDHHKAFATNFNPEINIREITQRGKYYENGEWKETDPLSVHMPLTYPNIGPKESYLMYHEELESLTKNFPTLKRARFWMTFGQEYLTHLRVIQNIGMSRIDPVMYNGHEIVPIQFLKAVLPNPGDLGENYTGETSIGCRIRGLKDGKEMTYYVYNNCSHHAAYLETGAQGVSYTTGVPAMIGAKLFLEGIWKKPGVWNVEEFDPDPFMEQLNKQGLPWHEIFNGDLEL, encoded by the coding sequence ATGGGAAAAGTTCTTATTATCGGGGCCGGTGGAGTCGGCTCGGTGGTTGTGAATAAAGTAGCTCAGAATCCGGACGTATTTACCGAGGTCGTTCTGGCAAGCCGTACTAAGTCCAAATGTGATGCTTTAGTAGAAAAAATAGGGGCGAAGAATATTAAAACCGATCAGGTGGATGCCGATAAAGTCGAAGAGCTTGTTGCTTTGTTTAAGAAACATACCCCCGATATTGTAATTAATGTGGCGCTTCCTTATCAGGATCTTACGATTATGGATGCCTGTCTGGAATGTGGAGTTAATTACCTCGATACGGCTAATTATGAACCTATTGACGAGGCTAAATATGAATATAGCTGGCAATGGGCTTATAAAAAGCGTTTTGAAGATGCCGGTCTTACAGCTATTCTCGGATGCGGGTTTGATCCGGGTGTAACCGGAGTATATACGGCTTATGCCGCTAAACATCATTTTGACGAGATACAATATCTTGACATCGTGGATTGTAATGCCGGAGATCACCATAAGGCTTTTGCAACGAATTTTAATCCGGAGATCAATATACGTGAAATCACACAACGTGGTAAATATTATGAAAACGGTGAGTGGAAAGAAACGGATCCGTTGTCGGTACATATGCCGTTGACCTATCCTAATATAGGGCCTAAAGAGTCGTATTTGATGTATCATGAGGAGTTAGAAAGTTTGACTAAAAACTTCCCGACATTAAAGAGAGCCCGTTTCTGGATGACTTTTGGCCAGGAGTATCTTACGCATTTGCGGGTTATTCAGAATATCGGTATGTCCCGTATCGATCCGGTGATGTATAATGGCCATGAGATTGTACCTATACAGTTCCTGAAAGCCGTATTGCCTAATCCCGGAGATTTAGGAGAGAACTATACAGGAGAGACCTCTATCGGTTGCCGCATTCGGGGACTGAAAGACGGAAAAGAAATGACTTATTATGTATATAATAATTGCAGCCATCATGCCGCTTATCTGGAAACCGGAGCTCAGGGCGTAAGTTATACTACCGGGGTGCCCGCAATGATAGGAGCAAAATTATTCCTGGAAGGGATATGGAAGAAACCGGGCGTTTGGAATGTAGAAGAGTTTGATCCGGATCCTTTTATGGAACAACTTAATAAACAAGGATTACCTTGGCATGAGATATTTAATGGCGATCTAGAATTATAA
- a CDS encoding inositol-3-phosphate synthase: protein MEKINVEKAEGKLGVLCVGLGAVTSTFMTGVLMARKGLAKPVGSMTQYDKIRVGKGANKQYKHYGDIVSLANLNDIVFGAWDVYPANAYESAINCEVLKEKDINPVKDELEKIVPMKAAFDHNYAKRLDGENVKDCKNRWDMMEQLREDIRKFKKDNNCKRVVVIWAASTEIYVPVYEPVHGSLAALEQAMKDDDKEHIAPSMCYAYAALAEGAPFIMGAPNTTVDIPAMWEMAEKTKMPIAGKDFKTGQTLVKSGFAPIIGTRCLGLDGWFSTNILGNRDGLVLDEPANFRTKEVSKLSTLESILIPEDQPDLYSDYYHKVRINYYPPRNDNKEGWDNIDIFGWMGYPMQIKINFLCRDSILAAPLLLDLVLLSDLAARAGRYGTQRFLSFFLKSPMHDYTQDEIPVNHLFQQYVMLKNAIREMGGYEADEEID, encoded by the coding sequence ATGGAAAAAATTAATGTGGAAAAAGCTGAAGGAAAATTGGGCGTACTTTGTGTAGGCTTAGGTGCTGTTACTTCAACTTTTATGACAGGAGTTTTGATGGCTCGCAAAGGGTTGGCAAAACCTGTCGGCTCTATGACGCAATACGATAAGATTCGTGTAGGAAAAGGAGCGAATAAGCAGTATAAACATTATGGTGACATTGTTTCATTGGCCAACTTGAATGATATTGTATTCGGTGCATGGGATGTTTATCCTGCAAATGCTTATGAATCGGCTATTAATTGCGAAGTATTGAAGGAAAAAGATATCAATCCGGTTAAGGATGAACTGGAAAAGATCGTTCCTATGAAGGCTGCTTTCGACCATAACTATGCAAAACGTCTGGACGGTGAAAATGTAAAGGATTGTAAGAACCGTTGGGATATGATGGAGCAGCTTCGCGAAGATATTCGTAAATTCAAGAAAGATAATAATTGCAAACGTGTTGTAGTTATCTGGGCGGCCTCTACCGAAATATATGTACCTGTATATGAACCGGTACACGGTTCTTTAGCTGCTTTGGAGCAGGCTATGAAAGATGATGACAAGGAACATATTGCTCCTTCTATGTGCTATGCTTATGCAGCTTTAGCCGAAGGAGCTCCTTTCATTATGGGTGCTCCTAATACAACTGTCGATATTCCTGCAATGTGGGAAATGGCAGAAAAAACAAAAATGCCTATTGCCGGTAAAGACTTTAAAACAGGTCAGACATTGGTTAAATCAGGATTCGCACCTATTATCGGAACCCGTTGTCTCGGTCTGGACGGTTGGTTCTCTACTAACATATTAGGTAACCGTGACGGTCTGGTGCTGGACGAACCTGCGAACTTCCGTACAAAAGAAGTTAGTAAACTATCTACTCTGGAATCTATTCTTATTCCCGAAGATCAACCTGATTTATACTCCGATTACTATCATAAAGTACGTATAAACTATTATCCTCCCCGTAATGACAATAAAGAAGGATGGGATAATATCGATATTTTCGGATGGATGGGATATCCTATGCAGATAAAAATCAATTTCCTTTGCCGTGATTCTATCCTGGCAGCTCCTTTGTTGCTTGACCTTGTATTGTTGAGCGATCTGGCTGCACGCGCAGGACGTTATGGAACACAGCGTTTCCTGAGTTTCTTCCTGAAGAGCCCTATGCATGATTACACTCAGGACGAAATCCCCGTGAACCATCTTTTCCAACAATACGTTATGTTGAAGAATGCTATACGTGAAATGGGTGGTTATGAAGCCGATGAAGAGATCGATTAA
- a CDS encoding HAD family hydrolase, translated as MMMDVKGIIFDYGGTIDSNGDHWSEVIWDGYQESRIPVNKEQFRNAYVYAERALARNPYIKPEHNFRDLLRIKMELELRNLTDEGYLDKKYRFFSSDIAEYCYNRAKYCVNNAKELICEIKVKYPVVLVSNFYGNIETVLKDFGLLGLFDSIIESAVVGVRKPDPAIFEMGVKALGLLPSEVVVVGDSYKKDICPAESLGCQAIWIKGKPWSEEENAVKHKNIITNFGQLRDFLL; from the coding sequence ATGATGATGGATGTAAAAGGAATAATTTTTGATTATGGCGGAACAATAGACTCGAATGGAGACCATTGGAGTGAAGTTATTTGGGATGGGTATCAGGAGAGTCGGATTCCGGTGAATAAAGAACAATTTCGGAATGCGTATGTTTATGCCGAAAGGGCATTGGCCCGTAATCCATATATTAAGCCGGAACATAATTTTAGAGATTTGTTGCGGATCAAGATGGAGTTGGAACTGCGGAATCTTACCGATGAAGGTTATTTAGATAAGAAGTATCGGTTTTTCTCCTCCGATATAGCAGAATACTGCTATAATCGGGCAAAATATTGTGTTAATAACGCAAAAGAGTTGATATGTGAAATTAAAGTTAAATATCCTGTGGTTTTGGTTTCCAATTTTTATGGCAATATAGAGACAGTACTTAAAGATTTCGGGCTTTTGGGATTGTTCGATTCCATTATAGAATCGGCAGTAGTAGGTGTACGGAAACCCGACCCGGCTATATTCGAAATGGGGGTGAAAGCGTTGGGCTTATTACCTTCAGAGGTAGTAGTGGTGGGAGATAGCTATAAAAAAGATATTTGTCCCGCCGAGAGTTTGGGATGCCAGGCAATATGGATCAAAGGTAAACCGTGGAGTGAGGAAGAAAATGCTGTAAAACATAAAAATATAATTACGAATTTCGGACAGTTGAGGGATTTTTTATTGTGA
- a CDS encoding CDP-alcohol phosphatidyltransferase family protein produces the protein MKESRPKVSLQDTLKSMDTEETIDLWFYRPVGYRWALLFERLGVKPNAVTIASIFLGVAAGVLFYYNDLWLNVLGMFLLVWANSYDSADGQLARMTKQFSRIGRILDGVSGDLWFVTIYVAICLRMMHFEGWSGYIFVLAVVAGYFHATQASMADYYRNFHLYFLKGKSGSELDDTEQLTRNFKSLSWKRDFFRKLVLFFYRNYTKTQESFTPNMQRFRKVLKEKYGEEIPLEFRERFRAKSKPLMKYTNMLSFNTRVIALFIALFIDMPWLYFVFEITVLNIMLIYMVRRHENICKEFTLELTAK, from the coding sequence ATGAAAGAATCGAGACCTAAAGTTTCATTACAGGATACGCTCAAATCGATGGATACCGAAGAAACTATAGATTTATGGTTTTATCGGCCTGTCGGTTACCGGTGGGCGCTTCTTTTCGAACGTTTGGGGGTAAAACCTAATGCCGTTACCATTGCTTCGATATTTTTGGGGGTAGCGGCTGGTGTGTTATTTTATTATAACGATTTATGGTTGAATGTATTGGGTATGTTTTTGCTCGTTTGGGCCAACTCGTATGATAGTGCAGACGGCCAATTGGCCCGCATGACAAAACAATTTTCACGTATAGGCCGCATACTGGACGGAGTCAGCGGAGATTTATGGTTCGTTACCATATATGTGGCAATATGCTTGCGCATGATGCATTTTGAAGGCTGGAGCGGATATATTTTTGTTTTGGCTGTAGTCGCAGGCTATTTTCATGCAACCCAAGCCTCTATGGCCGATTATTACCGGAATTTTCACCTCTATTTTTTAAAGGGGAAATCGGGCAGCGAATTAGATGATACGGAACAATTGACCCGTAATTTCAAATCCCTGTCCTGGAAAAGAGATTTTTTCAGGAAACTGGTGTTGTTCTTTTATCGCAATTATACAAAGACTCAGGAAAGTTTTACTCCTAACATGCAACGGTTTCGCAAAGTATTGAAAGAAAAATACGGAGAAGAAATCCCACTGGAATTCAGGGAACGTTTCCGTGCCAAAAGTAAACCGTTGATGAAATATACCAATATGCTTTCTTTCAATACGAGAGTTATAGCGTTATTTATAGCGTTATTTATCGACATGCCGTGGCTATATTTCGTATTTGAGATTACGGTCTTGAATATCATGTTGATATATATGGTACGGAGGCATGAAAATATATGTAAAGAATTTACTCTTGAGCTTACTGCCAAATAA
- a CDS encoding NTP transferase domain-containing protein, whose protein sequence is MKYAIIAAGEGSRLVEEGVKTPKPLVNINGETMIGRLIRIFTENNAESISIIVNQEMTGVKEYLDAVSCPVPLNLVVKSTPSSMHSFYELRSFLKNGKFCLTTVDTMFREDEFASYIQAFEADNRLDGLMAVTDYIDDEKPLYVSTRDDLSIDGFKDSYYEGARYISGGIYALTSPAINVLENTIEAGVSRMRNYQRALVESGLILRAFPFGKIIDVDHAGDIPKAESFVKR, encoded by the coding sequence ATGAAATATGCGATTATTGCAGCAGGCGAGGGATCTCGTCTGGTGGAAGAGGGTGTGAAAACTCCGAAGCCGTTGGTGAATATCAACGGCGAAACGATGATAGGGCGTCTTATACGTATTTTTACGGAGAATAATGCTGAAAGTATAAGCATTATTGTCAATCAGGAAATGACCGGGGTAAAAGAATATCTCGATGCCGTTTCATGCCCTGTTCCTTTGAACCTTGTAGTAAAATCTACGCCTAGTTCTATGCATAGTTTTTATGAGTTGCGATCATTTCTGAAAAACGGGAAATTCTGTCTTACCACAGTGGACACTATGTTTCGCGAAGATGAATTCGCGTCGTATATACAGGCTTTTGAAGCAGATAACAGGCTGGACGGCTTGATGGCCGTAACCGATTATATAGACGATGAAAAACCATTGTACGTATCGACAAGGGATGATTTGAGCATAGATGGATTTAAAGATAGCTACTATGAAGGAGCCCGGTATATATCGGGCGGTATTTATGCTCTGACTTCTCCTGCTATAAATGTATTGGAGAATACAATAGAAGCTGGAGTTTCACGCATGCGTAATTATCAGCGTGCTTTGGTTGAGTCGGGATTGATACTCCGGGCTTTCCCTTTTGGAAAAATAATAGATGTGGACCATGCCGGCGATATACCAAAGGCGGAATCTTTTGTAAAAAGATAA
- the pdxA gene encoding 4-hydroxythreonine-4-phosphate dehydrogenase PdxA, which translates to MDQEYKIKVGITQGDINGIGYEVILKTLSDPRIVELCTPVVYGSAKVAAYHRKALDMAPVNFNIVNSADQIDEGKLNIINCIDEEVKVEIGRSTPQAGEAAFAALERATDDMESGLIDVLLTAPINKHNIQSDKFDFPGHTEYLERKLGNGARALMILLNDTLRVALVTGHLPLSEVSAHVTKEAIIQKLQVFHKSLIQDFGIVKPRIAVLSLNPHAGDSGLLGTDEEEKIIPAIQECNDKGLLCFGPYPADGFFGTEHYKSFDGVLAMYHDQGLAPFKAIAMDDGVNFTAGLPYVRTSPDHGTAYDIAGQGKASEESFRHALYLAIDVYRNRKNYIEMHASPLRKQYYDKSGDNEVLDLTADTDKD; encoded by the coding sequence ATGGATCAGGAATATAAAATAAAAGTCGGTATTACTCAAGGTGATATTAACGGAATAGGTTACGAAGTCATACTTAAAACGCTGAGCGATCCGCGTATAGTAGAGCTATGTACTCCTGTGGTATACGGTTCGGCCAAAGTTGCGGCATATCATCGTAAAGCTTTGGATATGGCTCCTGTTAATTTCAATATCGTGAACAGTGCCGACCAGATAGACGAAGGTAAGCTCAACATTATAAACTGTATAGACGAAGAAGTGAAAGTGGAAATAGGGCGTTCTACCCCCCAAGCGGGTGAAGCGGCTTTTGCAGCTTTGGAAAGAGCTACGGACGATATGGAATCCGGGCTGATTGATGTGCTCCTTACGGCTCCTATCAATAAACATAATATCCAGTCCGATAAATTTGATTTTCCCGGACATACCGAATATCTGGAACGGAAATTGGGAAACGGCGCCCGTGCGTTGATGATACTTCTTAATGATACACTCAGGGTAGCTTTGGTAACAGGTCATTTGCCTTTATCGGAGGTATCGGCCCATGTAACGAAAGAGGCGATTATCCAAAAATTACAGGTTTTTCATAAATCCCTTATACAGGATTTCGGTATTGTGAAGCCCCGTATAGCTGTTCTTTCTCTAAATCCGCATGCCGGTGATTCCGGTCTGTTAGGAACGGATGAGGAAGAAAAAATAATTCCTGCTATACAGGAATGTAATGACAAAGGATTGTTATGTTTCGGACCTTATCCTGCTGATGGATTTTTCGGAACAGAACACTATAAAAGCTTTGACGGAGTATTGGCAATGTACCATGACCAAGGATTGGCTCCGTTTAAGGCTATAGCTATGGATGACGGCGTGAATTTCACAGCCGGACTTCCCTACGTTCGCACGTCTCCCGATCATGGTACCGCTTACGACATTGCCGGGCAGGGGAAAGCTTCGGAAGAATCATTCCGTCATGCTTTGTATCTGGCAATAGACGTGTATCGGAACCGGAAAAATTATATCGAAATGCATGCCTCTCCTCTTCGTAAGCAATATTATGATAAGAGTGGCGATAATGAAGTGCTGGACCTGACTGCCGATACCGATAAAGATTAA
- the rlmN gene encoding 23S rRNA (adenine(2503)-C(2))-methyltransferase RlmN yields MYVCEKLGDDNMEHLAGKTIEELQEIVVRLGMPRFTAKQIASWIYGHRVNSIDEMTNLSKNNRDNLSSLYDVGYYAPAEDMRSVDGTVKYLFETGQGSSVESVYIPDKERFTLCVSSQVGCKMNCHFCMTGKQGFRRSLTSHEIINQIVSVPDSEMLTNIVFMGMGEPFDNMDELLKVLRILTEPWGFAWSPKRITVSTIGHIPGLRRFLNESHCHLAVSLHSPYPDERMNIMPVEKAFPMDKVLDMLRETDFSGQRRLSFEYILFNGYNDSRRHAEDLSRLLNGMNCRVNLIRFHAIPGVELKTSDEQAMIDFRNVLNKRGVTATIRSSRGEDIFAACGMLSTARKSGNQNGFTK; encoded by the coding sequence ATGTACGTTTGCGAAAAATTAGGAGACGATAATATGGAACATTTAGCAGGAAAGACTATCGAAGAATTGCAAGAGATTGTAGTCCGGTTAGGAATGCCTCGTTTTACAGCAAAGCAGATAGCGTCCTGGATTTACGGACACCGTGTAAATTCGATTGACGAAATGACTAATCTGTCAAAAAATAATCGGGACAATTTATCTTCATTATACGATGTCGGTTATTATGCTCCTGCGGAAGATATGCGTTCTGTTGACGGTACCGTGAAGTATCTTTTCGAAACAGGGCAGGGCAGTTCAGTAGAATCGGTTTATATTCCCGATAAAGAGCGGTTTACCCTTTGTGTTTCCTCCCAGGTGGGATGTAAGATGAATTGCCATTTTTGTATGACTGGGAAACAAGGTTTCCGGCGTAGTCTTACGTCCCATGAAATTATAAACCAGATAGTCTCTGTTCCGGATAGCGAGATGTTGACAAATATTGTTTTTATGGGAATGGGAGAACCTTTTGATAATATGGACGAATTGCTAAAAGTTTTGCGTATCCTTACGGAACCCTGGGGATTTGCCTGGAGCCCCAAGCGTATTACAGTTTCCACTATCGGGCATATTCCGGGTTTACGTCGTTTCCTGAATGAAAGCCATTGTCATCTTGCCGTAAGTCTCCATTCTCCTTATCCGGATGAACGGATGAATATTATGCCTGTGGAGAAGGCTTTTCCTATGGATAAAGTTCTGGATATGTTACGTGAAACCGATTTTTCGGGACAACGCCGTCTCTCGTTCGAGTACATTCTTTTCAACGGGTATAATGATTCCCGTCGGCATGCCGAAGATTTGTCCCGTCTTCTCAATGGGATGAATTGCCGGGTGAATTTAATCCGTTTTCATGCAATACCCGGTGTAGAACTTAAAACTTCGGATGAACAGGCAATGATTGATTTTCGTAATGTTCTGAATAAAAGAGGTGTGACCGCAACGATACGATCTTCCCGGGGAGAAGATATATTTGCTGCATGCGGTATGCTTTCAACAGCCCGTAAGTCGGGTAATCAAAATGGTTTTACTAAATAG
- a CDS encoding SurA N-terminal domain-containing protein yields MATLEKIRGKAGLLVIVIGVALLAFIVGDFLNSGHTFFMMNKNKVAEVNGTKITTEEFQQRVKSRTEELQQMYAQRGMTLPEGSTSRINKEVFDQMVNELVLNDEIEKLGMTVTKEELFDLLQGENISPMVRQYFTNPQTGQFDRQALNNFVQVILDPQAHGYTAENMAQIEPQRQMWLSLEKQVKENRAIEKFAKLITKAIAPNNLDIESSFEDGKVSADIVYAVQSYNTVSDSAIVISDSELKAAYNKDKKRFETPERRSLKYITVDIVPGKADFAKVKEKFDMVQEQFATSADVADVVNNNSDIPYSDIFVSERALTPDVRKFVETAQINAVNGPVFENNTYTMYRLMASKVAPDSVKVRLLSFPIAVAGAKNTQLDSAMNVLKNGGDFEALAKKLGAGEEGIWITENMAPSVGKAFIKAVFGEQGNGYFQTESLSGSHIVQVLERTAPVKKYKVAELSMAVNPSTETYTDLYNGLSSYIAKNNDAKSFSESAKESSFSVMDMEVTPESYSLPGIEDARQAIRWAFNAGKGDVSEIYTVGDKFLVVALDKVTKKGYAPLDEVKDYVKAQLMNDKKAEMIMKELAAKNATTLEAYAQAMNSKVDTAKFISFSSPSIAGVGYEPVLSALAPYADNGKLQGPAKGNRGVYVFSVFNKNVSAQPFNPAVESQKLEQSYMYSINSQLLNVLRDKADIEDTLIKFF; encoded by the coding sequence ATGGCTACATTAGAAAAAATCAGGGGTAAAGCCGGCCTTCTCGTTATTGTGATCGGGGTGGCTCTGCTTGCTTTTATTGTAGGTGACTTTTTGAATTCGGGTCACACCTTTTTTATGATGAACAAAAACAAGGTTGCGGAAGTAAACGGAACGAAGATTACAACCGAAGAGTTCCAGCAAAGAGTTAAAAGCAGGACGGAAGAACTGCAGCAGATGTATGCACAAAGAGGTATGACGCTTCCCGAAGGTTCTACTTCCCGTATAAATAAAGAAGTTTTTGACCAAATGGTCAATGAGCTTGTCCTGAATGACGAAATAGAAAAACTGGGTATGACCGTAACGAAAGAGGAATTGTTCGATTTACTTCAGGGAGAGAATATTTCTCCTATGGTACGTCAGTATTTTACCAATCCTCAAACCGGACAGTTTGACCGTCAGGCATTGAATAACTTTGTACAGGTAATTCTGGATCCTCAGGCTCATGGCTATACCGCAGAGAATATGGCACAGATCGAGCCGCAACGTCAAATGTGGTTATCTCTCGAAAAACAAGTAAAGGAGAATCGCGCTATAGAAAAATTCGCTAAGTTAATCACGAAAGCCATAGCGCCTAATAATCTGGATATCGAGTCATCGTTTGAAGATGGTAAAGTAAGTGCAGACATCGTTTATGCGGTACAGTCTTACAATACTGTTTCCGATTCGGCTATCGTCATATCCGATAGCGAACTTAAAGCTGCTTATAATAAGGATAAAAAACGTTTCGAGACACCGGAACGCCGCTCTTTGAAATATATTACTGTAGATATTGTTCCGGGTAAAGCTGATTTTGCGAAAGTAAAAGAAAAATTTGATATGGTACAGGAACAGTTTGCTACTTCCGCTGATGTTGCCGATGTAGTGAATAATAATTCAGATATACCTTATTCCGATATCTTTGTTTCAGAAAGAGCCTTGACACCTGATGTAAGGAAATTTGTAGAAACTGCGCAGATTAATGCGGTTAATGGCCCGGTTTTTGAAAACAATACATATACGATGTATCGTCTTATGGCATCTAAAGTTGCTCCCGACTCTGTAAAAGTACGTTTATTATCTTTTCCTATCGCTGTAGCCGGAGCAAAGAACACTCAACTTGACAGTGCTATGAACGTATTGAAGAATGGCGGAGATTTTGAAGCTTTGGCTAAAAAATTAGGAGCGGGTGAAGAAGGTATCTGGATCACCGAAAATATGGCTCCTTCTGTAGGTAAGGCTTTTATCAAGGCTGTATTCGGAGAACAAGGAAACGGATATTTCCAGACAGAAAGTTTGTCCGGATCGCATATTGTACAAGTTTTGGAACGCACGGCTCCGGTGAAGAAATATAAAGTTGCAGAACTTTCTATGGCTGTGAATCCCAGTACAGAAACTTATACCGACCTTTATAATGGTCTAAGTAGTTACATAGCAAAAAACAACGATGCTAAATCTTTTTCTGAATCGGCAAAGGAAAGCAGCTTCAGCGTGATGGATATGGAAGTTACACCTGAAAGTTATTCTCTTCCCGGAATTGAGGATGCCCGTCAGGCTATTCGTTGGGCGTTCAATGCAGGAAAAGGAGATGTTTCCGAAATTTATACTGTGGGGGATAAATTCCTGGTAGTAGCTTTGGATAAAGTGACTAAAAAAGGATATGCTCCGCTGGATGAAGTTAAAGATTATGTGAAAGCTCAGCTGATGAACGATAAAAAAGCAGAAATGATCATGAAAGAACTGGCTGCTAAGAATGCTACTACTTTGGAAGCGTATGCACAGGCTATGAATTCGAAAGTAGATACAGCCAAGTTTATTTCTTTCTCCTCTCCTTCTATTGCCGGAGTAGGCTATGAACCTGTTTTGAGCGCTTTGGCTCCTTATGCCGACAATGGAAAACTTCAGGGACCGGCTAAAGGTAATCGTGGCGTTTATGTATTCTCTGTATTCAATAAGAATGTTTCTGCTCAGCCGTTCAACCCTGCTGTAGAGTCACAGAAACTGGAACAAAGCTATATGTATTCTATCAACAGTCAGTTGTTGAATGTATTGCGCGATAAAGCCGATATTGAAGATACACTTATAAAATTCTTCTAA